A region of Diospyros lotus cultivar Yz01 chromosome 3, ASM1463336v1, whole genome shotgun sequence DNA encodes the following proteins:
- the LOC127797914 gene encoding proteinaceous RNase P 2-like isoform X1: protein MEVADSNHSKHKKKKKNQTVEGKFRHDLDICSKNKDLTGAISLYDSAVSQNIRLNQYHFNAFLYICSNSVSDSSEVVENSSKNSAFEFGFRIWDQMLSNGVKPTEATMTAVARLASAKGDGDRAFELVKSMGKYGASPRLRSYDPALVCYCKNLEAEKAYNVEEHMVSAGVNPEELELAALLKVSVETGNEKKVYQYFHKLRANLRLVSESTAEIIEDWFGGAVAAETGVSNWDKSRVKEAILRNGGGWHGMGWLGTGKWVVRRSNVDSAGHCLSCEQHLDCVDIDRAETEKFSQSVASLAMEREVQSNFRNFQDWLEKHPEYEAIVDGANIGLYQQNFADGGFCISQLDAAVKELHNRSNKWPLVILHSKRIRTLLENASNRELLQEWMDQGLLYGTPYGSNDDWYWLYAAVKLKCLLVTNDEMRDHIFELLARNFFLKWKERHQVRYNFAKGNLKLHMPPSYSVVIQESKEGAWHVPIAGEHSDESSRTWLCITRAGPADASNEGGPVSKGTSEIAQLSDNNMVLNPSDSKNNNLHDIQDSFETLNSKTGSVMGKRKERDS, encoded by the exons ATGGAGGTCGCTGACTCAAATCACTCCaaacacaagaagaagaagaagaaccaaaccGTTGAAGGCAAGTTTCGCCACGACCTGGACATCTGCTCCAAGAACAAAGACCTAACCGGCGCGATTTCTCTCTACGATTCCGCGGTTTCTCAGAACATTCGCCTCAACCAATACCATTTCAATGCTTTTCTCTATATATGCTCCAACTCCGTATCGGACTCCTCGGAGGTGGTGGAAAACTCATCAAAGAACTCCGCATTCGAATTCGGATTCCGAATATGGGACCAGATGCTCTCGAATGGGGTCAAGCCGACGGAGGCGACGATGACGGCCGTAGCGAGGCTGGCTTCCGCGAAGGGCGACGGAGACCGCGCGTTCGAGCTGGTGAAGAGTATGGGGAAGTACGGGGCTTCTCCGAGGCTACGGTCATATGATCCGGCATTGGTGTGCTATTGTAAGAATTTGGAGGCCGAGAAGGCGTATAATGTTGAGGAGCACATGGTTTCCGCCGGTGTGAACCCGGAGGAGCTAGAGCTCGCGGCGCTCTTGAAGGTTAGTGTGGAAACGGGGAATGAGAAGAAGGTTTACCAGTATTTCCACAAGCTGAGAGCTAACTTGAGGTTGGTGAGTGAATCCACGGCGGAGATTATTGAGGATTGGTTTGGTGGAGCAGTAGCTGCTGAGACCGGTGTTTCGAATTGGGATAAAAGTCGCGTTAAAGAAGCGATTTTAAGGAATGGAGGTGGGTGGCACGGCATGGGGTGGCTAGGGACGGGGAAATGGGTTGTTCGTAGGTCCAATGTGGATTCAGCGGGCCACTGTCTCTCCTGCGAGCAGCATTTGGATTGTGTTGATATTGATAGGGCAGAGACTGAAAAGTTTTCCCAGTCGGTGGCTTCTTTAGCAATGGAAAGGGAGGTGCAGTctaatttcagaaattttcaG GACTGGCTAGAGAAACATCCTGAATATGAAGCTATAGTGGATGGAGCAAATATTGGACTCTACCAACAGAATTTTGCGGATGGTGGATTTTGCATTTCTCAG CTTGATGCTGCAGTGAAGGAATTGCATAACAGGAGCAACAAATGGCCACTTGTTATCTTGCACAGTAAACGGATTAGGACACTTCTGGAAAATGCTTCCAATAGGGAGTTGCTTCAGGAGTGGATGGATCAAGGACTGCTCTATGGGACCCCATATGGATCCAATGATGATTG GTACTGGCTGTATGCAGCTGTCAAGCTCAAGTGTTTGCTTGTGACAAATGATGAAATGCGAGATCACATTTTTGAACTCCTAGCCAGAAACTTCTTCCTGAAGTGGAAAGAAAGGCATCAA GTTCGGTACAACTTTGCAAAAGGTAACTTAAAGCTTCATATGCCTCCATCATATTCTGTTGTCATTCAG GAGTCAAAGGAGGGAGCATGGCATGTGCCTATAGCTGGTGAACATAGTGATGAGTCTTCAAGAACTTGGCTCTGCATCACCAGGGCAGGTCCTGCTGATGCTTCTAATGAAGGAGGTCCTGTCTCCAAAGGCACTTCGGAAATTGCCCAATTGTCTGATAACAATATGGTACTGAATCCATCCGACTCGAAGAATAATAATTTACATGACATACAAGATTCTTTCGAGACTCTGAATTCTAAAACTGGATCTGTAAtgggaaaaagaaaggagagagaTTCATAA
- the LOC127797914 gene encoding proteinaceous RNase P 2-like isoform X2 yields MEVADSNHSKHKKKKKNQTVEGKFRHDLDICSKNKDLTGAISLYDSAVSQNIRLNQYHFNAFLYICSNSVSDSSEVVENSSKNSAFEFGFRIWDQMLSNGVKPTEATMTAVARLASAKGDGDRAFELVKSMGKYGASPRLRSYDPALVCYCKNLEAEKAYNVEEHMVSAGVNPEELELAALLKVSVETGNEKKVYQYFHKLRANLRLVSESTAEIIEDWFGGAVAAETGVSNWDKSRVKEAILRNGGGWHGMGWLGTGKWVVRRSNVDSAGHCLSCEQHLDCVDIDRAETEKFSQSVASLAMEREVQSNFRNFQDWLEKHPEYEAIVDGANIGLYQQNFADGGFCISQLDAAVKELHNRSNKWPLVILHSKRIRTLLENASNRELLQEWMDQGLLYGTPYGSNDDWYWLYAAVKLKCLLVTNDEMRDHIFELLARNFFLKWKERHQVRYNFAKGVKGGSMACAYSW; encoded by the exons ATGGAGGTCGCTGACTCAAATCACTCCaaacacaagaagaagaagaagaaccaaaccGTTGAAGGCAAGTTTCGCCACGACCTGGACATCTGCTCCAAGAACAAAGACCTAACCGGCGCGATTTCTCTCTACGATTCCGCGGTTTCTCAGAACATTCGCCTCAACCAATACCATTTCAATGCTTTTCTCTATATATGCTCCAACTCCGTATCGGACTCCTCGGAGGTGGTGGAAAACTCATCAAAGAACTCCGCATTCGAATTCGGATTCCGAATATGGGACCAGATGCTCTCGAATGGGGTCAAGCCGACGGAGGCGACGATGACGGCCGTAGCGAGGCTGGCTTCCGCGAAGGGCGACGGAGACCGCGCGTTCGAGCTGGTGAAGAGTATGGGGAAGTACGGGGCTTCTCCGAGGCTACGGTCATATGATCCGGCATTGGTGTGCTATTGTAAGAATTTGGAGGCCGAGAAGGCGTATAATGTTGAGGAGCACATGGTTTCCGCCGGTGTGAACCCGGAGGAGCTAGAGCTCGCGGCGCTCTTGAAGGTTAGTGTGGAAACGGGGAATGAGAAGAAGGTTTACCAGTATTTCCACAAGCTGAGAGCTAACTTGAGGTTGGTGAGTGAATCCACGGCGGAGATTATTGAGGATTGGTTTGGTGGAGCAGTAGCTGCTGAGACCGGTGTTTCGAATTGGGATAAAAGTCGCGTTAAAGAAGCGATTTTAAGGAATGGAGGTGGGTGGCACGGCATGGGGTGGCTAGGGACGGGGAAATGGGTTGTTCGTAGGTCCAATGTGGATTCAGCGGGCCACTGTCTCTCCTGCGAGCAGCATTTGGATTGTGTTGATATTGATAGGGCAGAGACTGAAAAGTTTTCCCAGTCGGTGGCTTCTTTAGCAATGGAAAGGGAGGTGCAGTctaatttcagaaattttcaG GACTGGCTAGAGAAACATCCTGAATATGAAGCTATAGTGGATGGAGCAAATATTGGACTCTACCAACAGAATTTTGCGGATGGTGGATTTTGCATTTCTCAG CTTGATGCTGCAGTGAAGGAATTGCATAACAGGAGCAACAAATGGCCACTTGTTATCTTGCACAGTAAACGGATTAGGACACTTCTGGAAAATGCTTCCAATAGGGAGTTGCTTCAGGAGTGGATGGATCAAGGACTGCTCTATGGGACCCCATATGGATCCAATGATGATTG GTACTGGCTGTATGCAGCTGTCAAGCTCAAGTGTTTGCTTGTGACAAATGATGAAATGCGAGATCACATTTTTGAACTCCTAGCCAGAAACTTCTTCCTGAAGTGGAAAGAAAGGCATCAA GTTCGGTACAACTTTGCAAAAG GAGTCAAAGGAGGGAGCATGGCATGTGCCTATAGCTGGTGA